The following coding sequences are from one Acidobacteriota bacterium window:
- a CDS encoding winged helix-turn-helix domain-containing protein yields MIRTPRASGYFRARVRKIAARVYNPTHVSTTATRFRFGPFVVERSAYRVLRDGQPMPLSPKLVDVLLYFVSRPTVLVTKEELFDAIWPDVSVTENALTQAISDLRQALGDDPSSPTYIQTVARRGYRFIAPVEALPATESGEAASAVGTLVTSEVGMVRSVAVLDFTNLSGDQDLAWLATGIAETVTNDLTGFRVLRVVDRVRVGEAARRTDGSTTAVARALGVHLVVVGSYQRAGERIRVTARIVDVPSGATLADAKVDGRMEEVFDLQDRIVRQFSAALGVESAHGRTTRVGVRETSNLEAFRAASEARVKLDSLDPAQATQAVEGFERAVRLDPRYALAYAGLANAHFQLYEATRASNSADAERLATAIGYARQTVDLDDTLAEGHATLAFLLMSAGRLAEAVAAGRRAVALEPHDWRHLFRLGHAAWGSERLDALHRAIAIYGDLAFAYFEIAMVHIARQQPALAADVLRRGIELQDRQGGRTWRYPASGLHWLLGLVSLAQGDAEQALREFQLEIDTAAASCFRVYGAEFRMNAHDGRGFALLATRQFAAGVKAFEQALALYPAHARSHIGVAACWLGAGHKSDAHTALGCAETSIAELDRTGRHLEAVLWTAMVAVVRGRPTDAVALLDRLLTEAPAGFPGWTIPIEPIFKSLQTQPEFAILLARLADRAR; encoded by the coding sequence GTGATCCGGACACCCCGGGCGAGCGGGTATTTCCGGGCCCGCGTTCGGAAGATCGCCGCGCGAGTGTACAATCCGACCCACGTGTCCACAACCGCCACCCGCTTCCGGTTCGGCCCATTCGTTGTCGAGCGGTCCGCCTATCGGGTGCTGCGCGACGGGCAACCGATGCCCCTGTCGCCCAAACTGGTGGACGTCCTCCTGTATTTCGTGTCGCGACCAACCGTGCTCGTGACCAAGGAGGAACTGTTCGATGCCATCTGGCCTGACGTATCGGTGACGGAGAACGCGCTCACCCAGGCGATTTCAGACTTGCGGCAGGCGCTTGGCGACGATCCCTCCTCACCGACGTACATCCAGACGGTTGCGAGGCGCGGGTATCGGTTCATTGCGCCGGTCGAAGCGCTGCCAGCGACGGAGTCGGGCGAGGCCGCATCTGCTGTCGGCACGTTGGTCACGTCCGAGGTGGGGATGGTGCGGTCGGTCGCCGTGCTGGATTTCACCAACCTCAGCGGCGATCAGGATCTGGCGTGGCTGGCGACCGGCATCGCCGAGACGGTGACCAACGACCTGACGGGTTTTCGCGTGCTACGCGTCGTGGATCGCGTGCGGGTCGGCGAGGCTGCCCGGCGGACCGACGGATCGACGACAGCTGTTGCCCGGGCGCTCGGTGTTCATCTTGTTGTCGTGGGGAGCTACCAGCGCGCCGGTGAACGCATCCGTGTGACGGCGCGCATCGTTGACGTGCCGTCCGGTGCGACGCTCGCCGATGCCAAGGTCGATGGGCGGATGGAAGAGGTGTTCGATCTGCAGGATCGCATCGTGCGCCAGTTTTCGGCCGCGCTTGGTGTTGAGAGCGCGCACGGCCGTACGACCCGCGTGGGCGTACGGGAGACATCCAACCTGGAGGCGTTCCGAGCGGCGTCCGAGGCGCGCGTGAAACTTGACAGCCTTGATCCGGCGCAGGCCACCCAGGCCGTCGAGGGATTCGAGCGTGCCGTGCGTCTCGACCCGCGCTACGCGCTGGCGTACGCCGGGCTGGCCAACGCGCATTTCCAGTTGTACGAGGCCACGCGCGCCAGCAACAGCGCCGATGCGGAACGACTGGCGACGGCCATCGGCTACGCCCGACAAACCGTGGATCTGGACGACACGCTCGCCGAAGGTCACGCGACGCTCGCGTTTCTCCTCATGAGCGCGGGGCGCCTCGCCGAAGCTGTCGCCGCCGGACGGCGCGCCGTCGCCCTCGAACCGCACGACTGGCGTCATCTGTTTCGCCTCGGGCACGCCGCGTGGGGCAGCGAGCGCCTCGACGCGTTGCACCGCGCGATAGCCATTTACGGCGACCTGGCGTTTGCCTATTTTGAGATCGCGATGGTGCACATCGCGCGCCAGCAGCCCGCGCTTGCCGCCGACGTGCTGCGCCGGGGGATCGAGTTGCAGGATCGACAGGGCGGGCGGACGTGGCGGTACCCGGCGAGCGGGCTGCATTGGCTGCTGGGATTGGTCTCGCTTGCCCAGGGCGATGCGGAACAGGCGCTCAGGGAGTTCCAGCTGGAAATCGATACGGCCGCCGCCTCGTGTTTTCGGGTCTATGGTGCAGAATTCCGCATGAACGCCCACGATGGGCGGGGCTTCGCGTTGCTGGCCACGCGCCAGTTCGCCGCCGGCGTGAAGGCCTTCGAGCAGGCGTTGGCGCTTTATCCGGCACACGCCCGTTCGCACATCGGCGTGGCCGCCTGCTGGTTGGGCGCCGGTCACAAGTCCGACGCGCACACTGCGCTTGGCTGCGCCGAGACGTCGATTGCCGAACTCGACCGAACCGGCCGGCATCTCGAAGCTGTTCTGTGGACGGCGATGGTCGCTGTCGTCCGCGGCCGGCCGACCGATGCGGTGGCCCTTCTCGATCGCCTGCTGACCGAGGCGCCGGCCGGTTTTCCGGGCTGGACCATTCCAATCGAACCGATCTTCAAGTCGTTGCAGACCCAACCCGAATTCGCGATCCTCCTTGCCCGCCTGGCCGACCGCGCCCGGTGA
- a CDS encoding peptidylprolyl isomerase, translating into MFRIRWTSRRRCWSTRVREGGHPRAPARSRRTGACRGTETLPVGLRSEDGLTFHRIVPNFVIQGGSPGANEVVGDGPLMRDETGLRSNTRGTIGVSTRGRDTGDAQFYINTVDSPRLDHQYPVFGEIVRGMDVVDLIVEGDVIKSIEFLTR; encoded by the coding sequence CTGTTTCGTATCCGCTGGACTTCAAGACGCAGATGCTGGAGTACTCGAGTACGCGAGGGTGGCCATCCTCGAGCGCCTGCGCGAAGTCGCCGAACTGGCGCATGCCGAGGCACTGAGACCCTCCCTGTCGGACTTCGATCCGAAGATGGCCTGACGTTTCATCGCATCGTGCCGAACTTCGTCATCCAGGGCGGGAGCCCCGGCGCGAACGAAGTCGTCGGCGATGGTCCCTTGATGCGCGACGAGACCGGTCTGCGCTCGAACACACGAGGGACCATCGGCGTGTCGACGCGCGGGCGTGATACGGGCGATGCGCAGTTCTACATCAACACAGTCGACAGTCCCCGGCTCGATCATCAGTACCCGGTCTTCGGCGAGATCGTCAGGGGCATGGATGTGGTCGATCTCATCGTCGAAGGCGACGTGATCAAGAGTATCGAGTTCCTCACCAGGTGA
- a CDS encoding peptidase M49, translating to MDDARAGVPGTGGDLAGAPDRPYLLERVGEAAVVQLYADGFAALTPREKTLVYHLYLAAIAGRDIYYDQRYGRSLEMRAILEQLITHPTGVEPGTLAAVERYLKLFWLNSGPHNNLTARKFVLGCAPGAFQAALYKAAEAGAVFPLQAGESLDGLMTRLGPCFFDPDVDATVTSKNPGGGRDILTASANNLYDGVTLADLEGFQERYPINSRLSKRDGQIVEEVYRVGGLYSRSIEAIVSHLEDAVPFAPDLMAEALRALIRFYRTGEYADREAYDISWVRDKDSPVDTINGFVEVYLDARGTKGAWESLVFYVNKGKTEAIRSIARNAQWFEDHMPWEPRYRKQGVTGISANAIDVVVEAGDSGPVTPIGINLPNDERTRTTYGSKSVSLTNVMEAYDRSMPDAYYTEFSWTDDEAERARRWGSLASELTTNMHEVIGHASGVSDDRLQVSPQEALRQYYSTIEETRADLVALYFLPHPRLTELGLLPAEHQADIVRAEYEAYARNALVQLRRVREGTQIEEDHMRNRQLVVRWLMANTTAVQERRRDGRTFYVVIDVDAFHNGVGVLLSDVQRIKSQGDHRAARALVESYAVHFDAALRDEILARVERVDLPSYTGFVMPRLEPVRGPDGAIVDVSVSYPLDFKTQMLEYSSTRGWPSSSACAKSPNWRMPRH from the coding sequence ATGGACGACGCACGTGCCGGAGTACCGGGAACAGGTGGCGATCTAGCGGGAGCGCCTGATCGGCCGTACCTGCTCGAGCGTGTCGGCGAGGCCGCCGTCGTTCAACTGTACGCGGACGGTTTCGCGGCGTTGACGCCGCGCGAGAAGACTCTCGTCTATCATTTGTATCTCGCGGCCATTGCTGGACGAGACATCTACTACGACCAGCGTTACGGGCGCAGCCTCGAGATGCGGGCGATTCTCGAGCAACTCATCACGCACCCGACGGGTGTCGAGCCCGGGACGCTGGCAGCCGTCGAGCGCTATCTCAAGCTGTTCTGGCTCAACAGTGGACCGCACAACAACCTCACCGCGCGCAAATTCGTGCTGGGCTGCGCGCCGGGCGCGTTTCAGGCGGCGCTGTACAAGGCGGCCGAGGCCGGAGCTGTGTTTCCGCTGCAGGCGGGTGAGTCACTCGACGGGCTGATGACGAGGCTTGGCCCATGCTTCTTTGATCCTGACGTGGATGCCACTGTCACGAGCAAGAACCCGGGCGGCGGGCGCGACATCCTCACGGCGAGCGCGAACAACCTGTACGACGGGGTGACGCTGGCGGATCTCGAAGGATTTCAGGAGCGATATCCGATCAACTCGAGGCTCTCGAAGCGGGACGGGCAGATCGTCGAGGAGGTGTATCGCGTCGGCGGACTCTACAGCCGATCGATCGAAGCCATCGTCTCCCACCTCGAAGATGCCGTGCCGTTCGCCCCGGACCTCATGGCCGAGGCGCTGCGCGCCCTCATCCGGTTCTACCGCACTGGCGAATACGCCGACCGTGAGGCGTACGACATCAGTTGGGTGCGCGACAAGGACTCGCCGGTCGACACCATCAATGGCTTCGTCGAGGTCTACCTCGACGCCCGCGGCACCAAGGGTGCGTGGGAGTCGCTGGTGTTCTACGTCAACAAGGGAAAGACCGAGGCCATCCGCTCGATTGCGCGCAACGCCCAGTGGTTCGAAGATCACATGCCCTGGGAACCGCGCTACCGGAAACAGGGCGTGACGGGCATCTCGGCCAATGCGATTGACGTGGTGGTCGAAGCCGGGGATTCCGGCCCTGTTACCCCAATTGGCATCAACCTGCCGAACGACGAGCGGACTCGAACCACATACGGCAGCAAGTCGGTCTCGCTCACCAACGTGATGGAGGCCTACGACCGCTCGATGCCCGATGCGTACTACACGGAGTTCTCGTGGACCGACGACGAAGCCGAGCGAGCGCGGCGCTGGGGCAGCCTGGCGTCCGAGCTGACGACGAACATGCACGAAGTGATTGGGCATGCATCGGGCGTGAGCGACGATCGCCTCCAGGTGTCGCCGCAGGAGGCATTGCGGCAGTACTACTCGACCATTGAAGAGACACGCGCCGATCTGGTGGCCTTGTACTTTCTACCGCATCCACGCCTGACGGAACTTGGGCTGCTCCCGGCGGAGCACCAGGCCGACATCGTGCGTGCCGAGTATGAGGCCTACGCGCGCAACGCCCTCGTGCAGCTGCGGCGCGTGCGTGAGGGCACACAGATCGAAGAAGACCACATGCGCAACCGGCAACTGGTGGTGCGGTGGCTGATGGCCAACACCACCGCCGTTCAGGAGCGGCGGCGCGACGGCCGAACGTTTTATGTCGTGATCGACGTCGATGCCTTTCACAACGGTGTTGGCGTCCTGCTGTCGGACGTGCAGCGCATCAAGAGCCAGGGTGATCATCGGGCGGCGCGGGCGCTGGTCGAATCGTACGCCGTGCACTTTGACGCGGCGCTTCGCGACGAGATTCTCGCCCGTGTGGAGCGCGTGGATCTGCCTTCCTACACCGGTTTCGTGATGCCCCGTCTTGAACCGGTGCGGGGACCCGACGGCGCGATCGTCGATGTCTCTGTTTCGTATCCGCTGGACTTCAAGACGCAGATGCTGGAGTACTCGAGTACGCGAGGGTGGCCATCCTCGAGCGCCTGCGCGAAGTCGCCGAACTGGCGCATGCCGAGGCACTGA
- a CDS encoding MBL fold metallo-hydrolase — protein MTSTLTFLGATRTVTGSKYLVDSGTRRVLVDCGMFQGLKELRERNWQALPVDPKTIDAVVLTHAHIDHTGYLPRLAKDGFRGRVFCTPSTADLCRIMLPDAGRLAEEDAREANRGGYTKHAPALPLFTEEDAQRALTLLQPVGYDRSVSASGDVTIAFTDAGHLLGSSFVRMTLGGDGGRQILFGGDLGRYDRPVLPDPSRVETADVLLIESTYGDRLHEQDDNGERLAGIIAATIAGGGKVIIPAFAVGRVEEVIYWLKRLEAARRIPVVPVYLDSPMAVEALRHYANHTRDLDPDMQTGRGQVSAFTTQRFTAVSSIVQSRQIQASPAPCIVISSSGMASGGRILHYLKAALPNPRHTVLFVGYQAAGTRGRQMIEGAKTVKIHGEFVPVGARIERIDSMSAHADQNEIMRWLGGFSRPPAITYLVHGEPPAQEALRTRIEKELGWTTHVPEYREQVAI, from the coding sequence ATGACGAGCACACTGACATTTCTGGGCGCGACGCGCACGGTGACGGGATCCAAGTACCTGGTCGACTCTGGCACACGCCGCGTGCTGGTCGACTGCGGCATGTTCCAGGGGCTGAAGGAGCTCCGCGAACGCAACTGGCAGGCGCTTCCTGTTGATCCGAAAACGATCGATGCCGTCGTGCTCACGCACGCGCACATCGACCATACGGGCTACCTGCCTCGCCTGGCGAAGGATGGCTTTCGAGGCCGCGTGTTCTGCACACCGAGCACGGCGGATTTGTGCCGCATCATGCTGCCCGACGCCGGCCGGCTGGCCGAAGAAGACGCGCGCGAGGCGAACCGCGGCGGCTACACCAAGCACGCACCGGCGTTGCCACTGTTCACCGAGGAAGATGCCCAGCGCGCGTTGACGCTGCTGCAGCCGGTTGGCTACGACCGTTCCGTGTCGGCCAGCGGCGATGTCACCATTGCCTTCACCGACGCGGGGCATCTGCTCGGATCGTCGTTTGTCCGGATGACGCTCGGCGGAGACGGAGGCCGGCAGATTCTCTTCGGCGGCGACCTGGGCCGCTACGATCGCCCGGTGCTGCCGGATCCAAGCCGCGTTGAGACGGCCGATGTCCTCCTGATTGAATCCACCTACGGCGATCGCCTCCACGAACAGGACGACAACGGGGAGCGACTGGCCGGGATCATCGCGGCCACCATCGCGGGTGGCGGCAAGGTCATCATCCCGGCATTCGCGGTGGGCCGCGTCGAAGAAGTGATCTACTGGCTGAAGCGGCTCGAAGCCGCCCGGCGCATCCCGGTCGTGCCGGTGTACCTGGACAGTCCGATGGCGGTCGAAGCGCTTCGACACTACGCCAACCACACCCGCGATCTCGATCCGGACATGCAAACAGGACGGGGCCAGGTGTCCGCGTTCACGACGCAGCGGTTCACGGCGGTGTCGTCGATCGTGCAGTCGCGACAGATACAGGCATCGCCGGCGCCCTGCATCGTGATTTCGTCGAGCGGCATGGCCTCCGGTGGGCGCATTCTGCACTACCTGAAGGCGGCGCTGCCCAACCCGCGGCACACGGTGCTCTTTGTCGGATATCAGGCTGCCGGCACTCGCGGACGCCAGATGATCGAGGGCGCGAAGACCGTGAAGATTCACGGCGAGTTTGTGCCGGTCGGCGCGCGGATCGAGCGCATCGACTCGATGTCGGCTCACGCGGATCAGAACGAGATCATGAGGTGGCTGGGCGGATTCTCCCGCCCGCCGGCGATCACCTACCTGGTCCACGGCGAGCCGCCGGCTCAAGAGGCGCTCCGGACACGAATCGAGAAGGAGTTGGGATGGACGACGCACGTGCCGGAGTACCGGGAACAGGTGGCGATCTAG
- a CDS encoding pyridoxal-phosphate dependent enzyme: MLWTASARERLLAIPALDLWPAPSPVQELSRLRQSLGGGPRLLIKRDDAIPFGFGGNKVRKIALVAARAIAEGADTLLSVGGVQSNSARVVAATAARMGLKCVLVANGARPDRLTANALLDDLLGAEVHYVATREERAPAMTAITEQLRRQGRHPYEIPLGASTPLGALGFARGIGELISQGVVPDVIVHSTSSGGTQSGMVAGCAIYELTTRVVGISADDPAASIQDTVRTVMTGMGDLLGIDGAALANACPVEVDDTFVGDGYGVPTADTHAAVSLLARCEAIFLDHTYTAKAMAGLLSYVRRGVFSANQTVLFWHTGGQVGLFA, translated from the coding sequence ATGCTGTGGACCGCATCCGCGCGGGAACGCCTGCTCGCTATTCCGGCGCTCGATCTCTGGCCCGCGCCATCACCTGTCCAGGAATTGTCGCGACTCCGTCAGTCGCTTGGCGGCGGTCCCCGCCTGCTCATCAAGCGCGACGATGCCATCCCGTTCGGGTTCGGGGGGAACAAGGTCCGGAAGATTGCGCTCGTCGCCGCACGTGCCATCGCCGAGGGTGCCGACACGCTGCTAAGCGTCGGTGGCGTCCAGTCGAATTCCGCGCGTGTGGTGGCCGCGACGGCGGCGCGCATGGGCCTGAAGTGCGTGCTCGTCGCCAATGGCGCGCGGCCAGATCGGCTGACCGCGAATGCGCTTCTCGACGATCTGCTTGGCGCCGAGGTGCACTACGTGGCCACGCGGGAGGAGCGCGCGCCTGCGATGACAGCGATTACCGAGCAACTGCGACGGCAGGGCCGTCATCCGTACGAAATCCCGCTGGGCGCGTCGACGCCCCTTGGCGCGCTGGGCTTCGCGCGCGGCATCGGCGAACTTATCTCACAAGGTGTTGTGCCTGATGTGATCGTCCACTCAACCTCGTCGGGGGGCACGCAATCCGGCATGGTGGCTGGCTGCGCGATCTACGAACTGACGACACGCGTCGTCGGCATCAGCGCCGACGATCCGGCGGCGTCAATCCAGGATACCGTCCGCACCGTGATGACGGGAATGGGCGATCTGCTCGGGATCGACGGGGCGGCTCTCGCCAATGCGTGTCCGGTCGAGGTGGACGACACGTTTGTTGGGGACGGGTACGGCGTGCCGACCGCAGACACGCACGCGGCCGTCAGTCTGCTCGCGCGCTGCGAAGCGATCTTTCTGGACCACACGTACACGGCGAAAGCGATGGCTGGCCTTCTTTCCTACGTTCGCCGGGGAGTCTTCTCCGCGAACCAGACAGTACTGTTCTGGCACACAGGTGGACAGGTGGGTCTGTTTGCATGA
- a CDS encoding carboxypeptidase regulatory-like domain-containing protein, with the protein MTLRTPRRMLISCFVVSVAAGFLAGGADAQSPVRRGRLVITVADQSGAVIPRAAVTVTGSESATESAAVPPVSTSGVGVAVFDDLLEGRYTVHAEFDGFDPIDVRDVRVRGTETRRRITLRIKKLDQEITVSRDRQSLALDPGGSAFSTVLTREQIAALPDDPDEMAEVLQAMSPPGSVIRVDGFTGGRLPPKSQIRSIRLPRLDMFAAQNHGGMSGMMFIDIMTMPGNGPLRGSVDGHLMDDVLNARNPFTSVKPQEQLRQYGLGLSGTITPNKTSFSINGGSTSQYTSPNLLAVLPDGSTVTNTLRQPRDSYNFSARLDHAVTRDHALRLSFDRDSNSSHDLGVGGFNLFDRAYDSSSANNTLRMSENGPLGRRLFTESRFQLRTTSNSSQSAVELPTIRVQDAFTSGGAQQRGGQHATEFELASDLDYVRGANSWRTGLLLEGGRYRSDDTTNYLGTYTFASLAQYQAGTPMSYSRRIGDPNISYSTYRAAVYVQDDYRITRSMLLSGGVRYGVQSQVSDHWNLSPRMSMAWSPFKDGRMTIRGSYGYFYDWLAGDLYKQTLLVDGFRQRETNIFNPSYPDPGAGGTTSPSNQYLWSDSLTLPAANRISLGVDRTVSTNGRLSVSYTRGWGLGLLRGRNLNAPVLDIRPDPAFANRIELVSDAGSRSQAVSMFYNLVRMDKKRMFLMLNYTWSKSDNNTIGAFSIPPSGDNLESEWGPGGGDIRHRVGASFNISPMTNVTVGINLRGQSGMPFNITTGRDDNGDGVFNDRPVGVSRNAARGAATFDLGGRVSYGFGFGTPKQAGGPGGGQVVINAGGGGGLAPGFGGAAGDKRYRIEFYMSGQNLLNRTNYTAYSFVMTSPFFGRPLAASQPRKFQVGARFTF; encoded by the coding sequence ATGACATTACGTACGCCGCGCCGGATGCTGATTTCGTGCTTCGTGGTGTCAGTGGCCGCCGGCTTCCTGGCGGGTGGCGCCGATGCGCAATCGCCGGTGCGGCGAGGGCGCCTCGTCATCACCGTGGCGGACCAGTCGGGGGCGGTCATTCCCCGGGCCGCGGTGACCGTCACGGGTAGCGAGAGCGCCACTGAGTCGGCCGCGGTTCCGCCGGTGTCGACAAGCGGCGTCGGCGTCGCGGTCTTCGACGACCTGCTCGAGGGCCGCTACACGGTCCACGCGGAATTCGACGGCTTTGATCCGATCGATGTCCGGGATGTCCGCGTGCGCGGCACTGAGACGCGACGCCGCATCACCCTGCGCATCAAGAAACTGGATCAGGAAATCACGGTGAGCCGCGACCGTCAGTCATTGGCCCTGGACCCTGGTGGCAGCGCCTTCAGCACGGTGCTCACGCGCGAACAGATCGCCGCCTTGCCGGACGATCCGGACGAGATGGCGGAGGTGCTCCAGGCGATGTCTCCGCCCGGGTCCGTCATCCGCGTTGACGGGTTCACCGGGGGGCGCCTGCCGCCCAAGTCGCAGATTCGTTCGATTCGTCTGCCGCGCCTCGACATGTTCGCCGCCCAGAACCACGGCGGCATGAGCGGCATGATGTTCATCGACATCATGACGATGCCGGGCAACGGCCCGCTCAGGGGAAGCGTGGATGGGCACCTGATGGACGATGTCCTCAACGCGAGGAATCCCTTCACATCCGTCAAGCCGCAAGAACAGTTGCGGCAGTACGGTCTCGGCCTGTCGGGCACGATCACGCCGAACAAGACGTCGTTCTCCATCAATGGAGGTAGCACGTCGCAATACACCTCGCCCAACCTGCTGGCCGTGTTGCCAGACGGCTCGACGGTCACCAATACGCTTCGCCAGCCGCGAGACTCGTACAACTTCAGCGCGCGTCTTGATCACGCGGTGACCAGGGATCATGCCCTTCGCCTGAGCTTCGACCGCGATTCCAACTCGTCGCACGACCTGGGCGTCGGTGGCTTCAACCTTTTCGACCGGGCGTACGACAGTTCCTCGGCCAACAACACGCTGCGCATGTCGGAAAACGGCCCGCTGGGCCGCCGCCTGTTCACGGAATCGCGTTTCCAGTTGAGGACGACGAGCAACAGCAGCCAGTCAGCGGTGGAGCTGCCGACCATTCGCGTGCAGGACGCGTTCACCAGCGGAGGCGCCCAGCAGCGAGGCGGGCAGCATGCCACGGAGTTTGAACTGGCGAGCGACCTCGACTACGTGCGGGGGGCGAACTCGTGGCGGACGGGACTCCTGCTCGAAGGCGGACGATACCGTTCAGACGACACGACAAACTACCTCGGCACGTACACTTTTGCGAGCCTGGCCCAGTATCAGGCGGGCACCCCGATGAGCTACTCGCGCCGAATTGGCGATCCGAACATCAGCTATTCGACCTACCGGGCGGCTGTCTACGTCCAGGACGACTACCGCATTACCCGCAGCATGCTGCTGTCGGGCGGCGTGCGGTACGGCGTGCAGAGCCAGGTCTCAGACCACTGGAATCTCTCGCCACGGATGTCGATGGCGTGGTCGCCGTTCAAGGACGGCCGGATGACGATTCGCGGAAGCTACGGCTACTTCTACGACTGGCTTGCCGGCGATCTCTACAAACAGACGCTGCTGGTCGACGGGTTTCGCCAGCGCGAGACGAACATCTTCAATCCGTCGTATCCGGATCCAGGCGCTGGTGGTACGACGTCGCCATCCAATCAATACCTGTGGTCCGACTCCCTGACGCTGCCAGCCGCCAATCGGATCAGCCTGGGCGTGGATCGGACCGTCTCGACAAACGGTCGCTTGAGCGTCAGCTACACGCGCGGATGGGGATTGGGCCTGCTGCGCGGCCGGAACCTGAACGCCCCGGTGTTAGACATCCGTCCGGACCCCGCGTTCGCAAACAGGATTGAGTTGGTGAGTGACGCTGGGTCACGGTCGCAGGCCGTGAGCATGTTCTACAACCTCGTGCGGATGGACAAGAAGAGGATGTTCCTCATGCTCAACTACACGTGGAGCAAGAGCGACAACAACACGATCGGGGCGTTCTCGATTCCCCCAAGCGGCGACAACCTGGAATCCGAGTGGGGCCCGGGCGGCGGGGACATCCGCCACCGGGTTGGCGCGTCGTTCAACATCTCGCCCATGACCAACGTCACCGTCGGCATCAACCTGCGAGGCCAGTCGGGAATGCCCTTCAACATCACGACGGGCCGGGACGACAACGGCGACGGCGTCTTCAACGACCGCCCCGTGGGCGTGTCGCGCAATGCGGCGCGAGGGGCGGCGACCTTCGATCTGGGCGGTCGCGTGTCGTACGGGTTTGGATTCGGGACACCCAAGCAGGCCGGCGGCCCGGGAGGCGGGCAGGTCGTCATCAATGCCGGGGGCGGCGGCGGGTTGGCGCCTGGTTTTGGCGGTGCCGCTGGCGACAAGCGCTACCGGATTGAGTTCTACATGTCCGGCCAGAACCTGCTCAATCGCACCAACTACACGGCCTACAGCTTTGTGATGACGTCGCCGTTTTTCGGCCGGCCGCTCGCCGCCTCACAGCCACGCAAGTTCCAGGTGGGTGCGCGGTTCACGTTCTGA